A single uncultured Methanolobus sp. DNA region contains:
- a CDS encoding DUF5803 family protein, which yields MKKYFFLALFLLSIMLFVSGCVDDLVPVDGDAAQDISAYEFEVFLNNSYDNGAFIPTNTFYLSKNGSAKVVSILENESVIQIIPLEDLSNQNSETVSNVVVLGDYSNNTNATPENFEYFASMTSPSDINYTISDDVIRGQKYVFITFEEPVTGFVAYTMTTALGQDFIYVTTPPSVVRYVLPEGYTTGNTLIGKVKPAPDEIYYDSQGRENLVWKNEVTTTSFLNLLGKYSSEDEAAIEPIPKLISVKFYTEDAPRDLTIAATVLGLVALSVYMRSRKERRRLAKIRNEFESQLSNTKKKGNGKK from the coding sequence ATGAAAAAATATTTTTTCCTGGCATTGTTCCTTTTAAGTATCATGCTTTTTGTATCAGGTTGCGTAGATGACCTTGTACCTGTTGATGGTGATGCTGCTCAGGACATTTCTGCTTATGAGTTTGAAGTATTCCTAAACAATAGTTATGATAATGGTGCTTTCATTCCAACCAATACATTCTATTTATCAAAGAACGGCTCTGCAAAGGTTGTTTCCATTCTTGAGAATGAATCTGTTATACAGATAATTCCGCTGGAAGACCTCAGTAATCAGAACAGTGAAACCGTAAGCAATGTAGTGGTACTCGGAGATTATTCAAATAATACCAATGCGACACCGGAAAACTTTGAGTATTTCGCTTCCATGACCTCACCTTCAGATATTAATTATACGATATCGGATGATGTTATCAGAGGACAGAAGTACGTATTTATCACATTTGAAGAACCAGTGACCGGATTTGTAGCTTACACGATGACCACAGCTTTAGGTCAGGATTTCATCTATGTCACAACACCGCCATCTGTTGTCCGTTATGTACTCCCGGAAGGTTATACAACCGGTAACACCCTTATCGGAAAAGTAAAACCTGCACCTGATGAGATATATTATGACTCGCAGGGACGAGAGAATCTTGTCTGGAAGAATGAGGTCACAACAACCAGTTTCCTGAATCTGCTTGGTAAGTATTCATCAGAGGATGAGGCAGCCATTGAGCCGATACCAAAGCTTATCAGTGTGAAATTCTACACAGAAGATGCTCCAAGGGATCTGACCATTGCGGCTACCGTACTGGGATTGGTTGCCCTCTCGGTGTATATGAGGTCAAGAAAGGAAAGAAGAAGACTGGCAAAGATACGCAATGAGTTTGAGAGCCAGTTGTCAAATACAAAAAAGAAAGGTAATGGTAAGAAATGA
- a CDS encoding ABC transporter permease — translation MNPVDYFRIPSVSSRSYKVWQRNKDVFMKDIKLNFLPPFLEPILYLIALGFGLGKFVESIDGVPYAQFIAPALIAVSVMYASFFECSYSSYVRMYYQKTFDATIATPLTIEDVIAGELLWGATRSMINATVMIPVIAAFGLIDLKYSLLIIPFAFLGGLLFAAIGMCFTAVTPNIMSINYPVLLFITPMFLFSGTFFPLNALPLPLQYFATAFLPLTHIVNVIRTLSFGVLSSSLIFDVAWVLFVSAVLLVLSINLMKRRLIV, via the coding sequence ATGAACCCGGTGGATTATTTCAGGATTCCCTCTGTAAGTTCAAGGTCATATAAGGTCTGGCAGAGGAACAAGGACGTTTTCATGAAAGACATTAAACTGAACTTCCTGCCTCCGTTCCTTGAACCTATATTGTATCTTATTGCTCTTGGTTTTGGGCTTGGGAAGTTCGTTGAGAGCATTGACGGAGTTCCTTATGCGCAGTTCATAGCCCCTGCGCTGATCGCAGTTTCAGTAATGTACGCATCCTTTTTCGAGTGCAGTTACAGCTCTTACGTCAGGATGTATTATCAGAAAACATTCGATGCCACCATTGCAACCCCGCTTACCATAGAGGATGTGATTGCAGGGGAACTGCTCTGGGGAGCTACAAGAAGCATGATAAATGCCACAGTTATGATCCCTGTGATAGCAGCTTTTGGTCTGATCGACCTGAAGTACTCTCTTCTGATAATACCATTCGCTTTTTTGGGAGGACTACTTTTTGCAGCCATAGGTATGTGCTTTACAGCCGTTACTCCAAACATTATGTCCATCAACTATCCGGTGCTGTTATTCATCACACCGATGTTCCTTTTTAGTGGAACATTCTTCCCGCTAAATGCGCTTCCTCTTCCGCTTCAGTATTTTGCAACGGCATTTCTTCCATTGACCCATATTGTGAATGTCATAAGGACTCTTTCATTTGGAGTGCTGAGTTCATCTCTGATTTTTGATGTAGCATGGGTTTTGTTTGTAAGCGCAGTTCTGCTGGTGCTTTCAATAAATCTGATGAAAAGAAGATTGATAGTCTGA
- a CDS encoding undecaprenyl diphosphate synthase family protein: MSFATSLYEKHLMQQISKYPIPEHISLVISETDLLYADGFRKLKDYVTWCKQTGIKMTSIYIEVLDTEETLKSQMIEKLTAKLTEYLTKAPGSIGYQIFGENGELQSEREGKDFQIYMSVGFGGRKEVTNAVRDILQQVKEGKIKPSEISEKDIESRLTVRHEPDLFIRSGGKHLSDFLIWQSIYSEYYFTDVDWRSIRKLDIIRIIRDFQKRQRRFGK; the protein is encoded by the coding sequence ATGAGCTTTGCAACTTCTCTCTACGAAAAACACCTGATGCAGCAGATCAGTAAGTATCCAATACCGGAGCACATATCCCTGGTAATCTCCGAGACTGATCTGCTCTATGCAGACGGTTTCAGGAAACTCAAGGATTACGTCACCTGGTGCAAGCAGACAGGCATCAAGATGACCAGCATCTACATTGAGGTTCTTGATACAGAGGAAACACTCAAGTCCCAGATGATAGAGAAGCTTACGGCAAAGCTCACTGAATATCTCACAAAAGCACCCGGAAGTATCGGTTATCAGATATTCGGGGAGAACGGGGAACTTCAATCCGAAAGAGAAGGAAAGGATTTTCAGATCTACATGTCAGTTGGTTTCGGTGGAAGAAAAGAAGTTACAAACGCTGTAAGGGACATACTTCAACAGGTAAAAGAAGGAAAGATTAAACCATCCGAAATCAGTGAAAAAGACATTGAATCCCGCCTTACTGTCAGACATGAGCCTGACCTTTTCATCCGTTCAGGCGGAAAACACCTTTCTGATTTCCTTATCTGGCAATCAATCTATTCAGAATATTATTTTACCGATGTGGACTGGCGCAGTATCAGGAAACTTGACATCATCAGAATAATCAGGGATTTCCAGAAGCGTCAGAGACGTTTTGGAAAATAG
- a CDS encoding ATP-binding protein has translation MSDKTLDIVELLLTAQIYSKYPEMDASDLPKETRKYYWSRDQRTVPKPIRVTVKDIEKIFGEESIDSKLKSLPFINIDDKEFSAKITALEIGAEWFQKKDEERERISQNPVLAFYFEKKQTQGADYKTAKSKVRPKEVDREWIESLIADIEKEEGGADMLKLAQISAPEDIRQTMRDFVLTHEQEEETKKIVKAIQYRDYLKHIGLYDVGKILMVGPPGTGKTSLAKAMSEHLAIPFVEVRLSMITDQYLGETAKNIDRVFNLAKKLSPCILFIDEFDFVAKTRSSDEHAALKRAVNTLLKAIDNISLTTDGVLLLAATNHPKMLDSAAWRRFDEIMKFPLPDVDMRKRILDIVTKEIKGDFDTAEIAAVTHGYSGSDLRMVIREGVLSALVTERMELTQKDMLNAVAAFDERAVIKTNEYEE, from the coding sequence ATGTCCGATAAAACCCTTGATATTGTGGAACTGCTCCTAACAGCGCAAATTTACAGCAAATACCCAGAGATGGATGCCAGTGATCTACCAAAGGAGACACGCAAATATTACTGGAGCAGGGACCAGAGAACAGTTCCAAAGCCCATCAGGGTCACAGTCAAAGATATAGAGAAGATCTTTGGTGAAGAGAGCATTGACAGCAAATTAAAATCACTTCCTTTCATCAACATTGATGACAAGGAATTCTCTGCAAAAATAACCGCGCTTGAGATCGGTGCTGAGTGGTTCCAGAAAAAGGATGAAGAAAGGGAGAGAATTTCACAGAATCCCGTACTTGCATTCTATTTTGAGAAAAAGCAAACCCAGGGCGCGGATTACAAAACTGCCAAATCAAAGGTCAGACCAAAAGAAGTGGACAGGGAATGGATCGAATCCCTTATAGCCGATATTGAAAAGGAAGAAGGCGGCGCAGACATGCTCAAACTGGCGCAGATCAGTGCCCCTGAGGACATCCGCCAGACAATGAGAGATTTTGTCCTGACACATGAGCAGGAAGAGGAAACTAAAAAGATCGTCAAGGCTATCCAGTATCGTGATTACCTGAAACACATCGGACTCTATGATGTTGGAAAAATACTCATGGTCGGCCCGCCAGGAACCGGAAAGACATCACTTGCCAAGGCAATGTCAGAACACCTTGCTATTCCTTTCGTGGAAGTCAGGCTTTCTATGATAACCGACCAGTACCTTGGAGAAACCGCAAAGAACATCGACAGGGTGTTCAATCTGGCTAAAAAGCTGAGTCCATGTATTCTATTTATTGATGAGTTCGACTTCGTTGCAAAAACACGTTCATCTGATGAACATGCAGCACTCAAAAGAGCTGTAAACACACTCCTCAAAGCGATCGACAATATCAGCCTTACAACTGATGGAGTGCTTCTCCTTGCAGCAACCAACCACCCGAAGATGCTTGACTCTGCAGCATGGAGACGTTTTGATGAAATTATGAAGTTTCCGCTTCCAGACGTTGATATGCGTAAGAGAATACTCGACATCGTCACAAAGGAGATCAAAGGCGACTTTGACACTGCCGAGATTGCGGCAGTAACACATGGTTACAGTGGTTCCGACCTTAGAATGGTTATCCGTGAAGGAGTTCTCAGTGCACTTGTAACCGAGAGAATGGAACTCACACAAAAGGACATGCTCAATGCAGTGGCAGCATTTGATGAGAGAGCTGTCATCAAGACTAACGAGTATGAAGAATAA
- a CDS encoding MBL fold metallo-hydrolase, protein MKITLLGTGDATGTPVIGCNCPTCQDALKGTKSQRTRFAVLVESSEGTVLIDSGPDLRYQLLKAGTRHIDGVIWTHGHYDHFAGFAEFHRVQYNVDVYGLPETLEYILRFLQFLRPKKHEKEMYEPFNLIGLEFTLFEVIHPPVKKSIGVMIRQGDTKVVITGDTQREIPQKSIDLIMEPDLLIADAIVPPTVEVKKHMNTVEAFDLANEIKAKEVVFTHLSHFFAPHEEAIKEYPLGYDGMVFEFPEK, encoded by the coding sequence ATGAAAATAACACTTCTGGGTACCGGTGACGCAACCGGAACCCCTGTTATAGGCTGCAATTGTCCCACATGTCAGGATGCGTTGAAAGGTACTAAAAGCCAGAGAACCAGATTTGCAGTCCTTGTGGAATCTTCAGAAGGAACTGTCCTTATCGATAGCGGACCAGACCTCAGGTACCAGTTACTCAAAGCAGGAACAAGACACATAGACGGAGTTATCTGGACTCACGGCCACTACGACCATTTTGCAGGCTTTGCCGAGTTTCACAGGGTGCAGTACAATGTCGATGTCTACGGACTACCTGAAACTCTTGAATATATATTACGTTTTCTTCAATTCCTTCGTCCTAAAAAGCATGAGAAAGAAATGTATGAACCTTTCAATCTGATAGGACTGGAATTCACACTTTTTGAGGTGATACACCCTCCGGTAAAGAAATCGATCGGAGTCATGATTCGTCAGGGAGACACAAAAGTTGTCATCACCGGAGACACCCAGAGAGAGATTCCCCAGAAAAGTATCGATCTTATTATGGAACCTGACCTTCTTATTGCAGATGCCATCGTGCCTCCCACTGTCGAAGTCAAAAAGCACATGAATACAGTAGAAGCTTTTGACCTTGCAAACGAAATTAAAGCAAAAGAAGTAGTATTCACCCACCTGAGCCACTTTTTTGCTCCGCATGAGGAAGCTATCAAGGAGTATCCGCTCGGGTATGACGGGATGGTCTTTGAGTTTCCTGAAAAGTAA
- a CDS encoding Fic family protein: protein MRIPEAPPELNDSSLQSILPYINNADVSAATKKYNNRYLYWSEFKHKPIPDFVTHEQLWLLLKLSRDLGSEQLKISDVPGFQLSYYLTPDIQEKLHNFDLNLGGTLESQNIIGKDHQQQYLMNSIMEEAIASSQLEGASTTRQEAKKMLMQERNPKDKSEQMIFNNYKTIKKLSSMKHEKLTIESILDIHSCMTENTLEDPDHVGVFRKSDNIYVIDNMTGEIVHTPLKHIHISQVMQDICDFVNKESDDDFIHPIIKASILHFLIGYIHPFVDGNGRTARALFYWYLLSKNYWLIEYMSISRMIKDSPGQYSQAYLYTELDENDVTYFITYQLKTMDQAFKSLKGYISKKIEEKKQLYDFKKMPGINERQSYILKWLLDDPKMTFTIKEIENRLSIVYQTARTDIMGLEELGLLERNKVDKKKILFYRSKEFNDILQQLT from the coding sequence ATGAGGATTCCTGAAGCTCCTCCTGAATTAAATGATTCATCTTTGCAGAGCATTCTGCCTTACATTAATAATGCTGACGTAAGCGCAGCTACAAAAAAATACAACAATCGATATCTATATTGGTCTGAATTTAAACACAAACCAATTCCTGATTTTGTCACGCATGAACAACTGTGGTTATTGCTCAAATTAAGCAGGGATCTGGGTTCGGAACAACTCAAAATTAGTGATGTTCCCGGATTTCAACTTAGTTATTACTTAACTCCTGATATTCAGGAAAAACTGCATAATTTTGATTTGAATTTAGGTGGCACTCTTGAAAGCCAGAACATTATTGGCAAAGATCATCAACAGCAGTATTTGATGAATTCGATAATGGAAGAAGCAATAGCATCAAGTCAACTGGAAGGTGCAAGCACCACACGGCAGGAAGCAAAAAAAATGCTGATGCAGGAAAGAAATCCAAAAGACAAATCAGAGCAGATGATTTTCAACAACTACAAAACTATCAAGAAATTATCGTCGATGAAACACGAAAAACTGACCATTGAATCGATACTGGATATTCATAGCTGTATGACTGAAAACACTCTGGAAGATCCTGATCATGTAGGTGTATTTCGCAAATCTGATAACATTTATGTAATTGACAATATGACCGGTGAAATTGTACACACTCCATTGAAGCATATTCATATTTCACAGGTAATGCAGGATATATGTGATTTCGTCAACAAAGAATCTGACGATGATTTCATTCATCCAATAATTAAAGCGAGCATATTGCATTTCTTGATAGGATATATCCATCCTTTTGTTGACGGTAACGGAAGAACAGCAAGGGCATTATTCTATTGGTACTTACTTTCAAAGAACTATTGGTTAATAGAATATATGTCGATTTCTCGAATGATCAAAGACTCTCCCGGACAATATTCTCAGGCTTATCTATACACAGAACTTGATGAGAATGACGTAACTTACTTCATAACTTATCAATTGAAAACCATGGATCAGGCATTCAAAAGTTTAAAAGGGTATATCTCAAAGAAAATCGAAGAAAAGAAGCAACTGTACGATTTTAAGAAGATGCCCGGAATCAACGAAAGACAATCTTACATTTTAAAGTGGTTACTTGATGACCCTAAGATGACTTTTACAATAAAAGAGATAGAAAACAGATTGTCTATTGTTTATCAGACTGCCAGAACTGATATAATGGGTTTAGAGGAGTTAGGTTTGCTGGAAAGAAACAAAGTTGACAAGAAAAAGATTCTGTTTTATCGGTCAAAGGAGTTTAACGATATACTTCAACAATTAACCTGA
- a CDS encoding ribonuclease HI family protein translates to MDAITFDGSCTPNPGGCMGLGWVVTLQNNSFSILGNDRLEKQTSNNALFAEYLALKKGMLEYVKADGQGPLTVTGDSQTVIYQMRGIYPIMDDDIWHIHRDITNIIREYELDIHFRWVPRLHNKQADRLSKTKQQVRIEYPNDREFIIDIRNSPAIGKLRKTIAAMNATPFPTNAMYKRLHVSTRDILSDKDLFELREMAGQKATRLVIETFPGKRDKNKYYQAQALRWMLRGLAIDLAIKKVKFDIHNKKNGVSNSITKQSGSVKVKSKRSLSKKKTRTSCRGAKYYLNRQTFAF, encoded by the coding sequence ATGGATGCAATAACCTTCGATGGCTCATGCACACCTAATCCGGGAGGATGCATGGGGTTAGGCTGGGTTGTTACCTTGCAAAACAACTCATTCTCAATACTCGGAAACGACCGCCTTGAGAAACAAACCAGCAACAACGCTCTTTTTGCAGAATATCTTGCCCTTAAAAAAGGCATGCTTGAATATGTCAAAGCCGATGGTCAGGGTCCACTGACCGTTACGGGTGACAGTCAGACCGTGATCTATCAGATGCGTGGTATTTATCCGATAATGGATGATGATATCTGGCACATCCATCGTGACATTACCAACATTATCCGGGAATATGAACTTGACATTCATTTCCGTTGGGTTCCAAGGCTTCATAACAAGCAGGCTGATAGGCTCTCTAAGACCAAACAGCAAGTGAGGATAGAGTATCCTAATGACCGTGAGTTCATTATCGATATCAGGAACTCTCCTGCAATTGGCAAACTGAGAAAGACGATCGCTGCGATGAATGCCACTCCTTTTCCTACAAATGCTATGTATAAACGCCTTCATGTCTCTACCAGAGATATTCTTTCGGACAAAGATCTTTTCGAGCTTCGGGAAATGGCAGGTCAAAAAGCCACCAGGCTGGTGATCGAAACATTCCCGGGAAAGCGTGATAAGAACAAATATTATCAGGCACAGGCTCTCCGATGGATGCTCAGGGGACTTGCTATTGATCTTGCGATCAAAAAGGTGAAGTTCGATATCCATAATAAGAAAAACGGAGTCAGCAACAGTATAACCAAACAATCAGGTTCTGTAAAAGTCAAAAGTAAAAGGTCATTGTCTAAAAAGAAGACAAGAACATCATGTAGGGGTGCAAAGTACTATCTTAACAGACAGACTTTCGCTTTCTGA
- a CDS encoding redox-regulated ATPase YchF yields the protein MSMTIGLAGKPNAGKSTFFKAATLADVEIANYPFTTIHANKGVTYVKAECPCVSRDKRCGNCSDGIRYVPIELIDVAGLVPDAHQGRGLGNAFLDDLRQAQAIIHVIDASGATDIEGNPVDIGDHDPLGDIDFLNHELTMWIHSIIMRNWTKLSRKIQAEGLNIEHILADQLMGAGVNEQHISEALNECKLDRNHLTKWTEEDIVHFCDVIRALSKPMIIAANKMDVAPPQNITNLQALEQIVVPTSAAAELVLRSASKGKAIKYEPGDKDFTILAEELSPAQKKGLENVRTLIQKTEGTGVQKCINSAVFNLLDLIIVYPVEDEGKWTDKNGRMLPDAFLMKKGSNAHDLAYRVHSDIGDRFLYAVDAKTKMRLGEKHELNDGDVVKIVSTAK from the coding sequence ATGTCGATGACAATAGGACTTGCAGGGAAGCCAAATGCAGGCAAATCCACATTCTTCAAGGCTGCAACACTTGCAGACGTTGAAATTGCAAATTATCCATTCACAACCATCCATGCTAACAAAGGAGTAACCTACGTAAAAGCAGAATGCCCTTGTGTCAGCCGTGACAAACGCTGTGGAAACTGCAGCGACGGCATACGTTACGTACCTATAGAACTCATAGACGTTGCCGGACTGGTTCCTGACGCACACCAGGGACGAGGACTTGGTAATGCCTTCCTTGACGATCTTCGCCAGGCACAGGCCATCATCCACGTAATTGATGCCTCCGGCGCAACAGACATCGAAGGCAACCCGGTGGATATAGGAGACCATGACCCGCTTGGCGACATCGATTTCCTCAACCACGAACTCACAATGTGGATACACAGCATCATCATGAGGAACTGGACAAAACTGTCACGCAAGATCCAGGCAGAAGGGCTTAACATCGAGCACATACTTGCCGACCAGCTCATGGGTGCAGGAGTTAACGAGCAGCACATCAGTGAAGCACTCAACGAATGCAAACTTGACAGGAACCACCTCACCAAATGGACCGAGGAAGACATAGTCCATTTCTGTGACGTAATTCGCGCCCTTAGCAAACCAATGATAATCGCCGCAAACAAAATGGATGTAGCACCACCACAGAACATCACAAACCTTCAGGCGCTTGAGCAGATAGTCGTGCCCACAAGTGCAGCCGCTGAACTGGTACTGCGCTCCGCTTCCAAAGGAAAAGCCATCAAATACGAACCGGGAGACAAAGACTTCACTATCCTCGCAGAAGAGTTGAGCCCCGCACAGAAAAAGGGACTTGAAAACGTGCGCACACTCATTCAAAAAACCGAAGGTACAGGCGTGCAGAAATGCATCAACAGCGCTGTCTTCAATCTTCTTGACCTTATCATCGTCTATCCAGTAGAGGACGAAGGCAAATGGACCGATAAGAACGGACGCATGCTCCCTGATGCATTCCTAATGAAAAAAGGTTCCAATGCTCATGACCTTGCATACAGGGTTCACTCTGACATAGGAGACAGGTTCCTCTACGCAGTTGACGCAAAAACAAAGATGCGTCTTGGTGAAAAGCATGAACTCAACGACGGCGATGTCGTTAAGATAGTATCCACTGCAAAATAA
- the rimI gene encoding ribosomal protein S18-alanine N-acetyltransferase has protein sequence MKDVVIRRAELSDIPAIVEIEECSFKVPWPDFLFKAYLNNPGFVVYENGRILGYAIVGTSEDRTRSHLQSIAVHKDCRRQGIATRLLDWCIDLAKLYGFDRMMLEVREKNLDAQSFYSDNGFKVEGRIDGYYVDDNAIVMGRDI, from the coding sequence GTGAAAGATGTTGTTATCAGAAGGGCAGAACTATCGGATATTCCGGCCATTGTAGAAATAGAGGAATGTTCTTTCAAGGTTCCCTGGCCTGATTTTCTTTTCAAGGCCTATCTTAACAACCCGGGATTTGTTGTTTATGAGAACGGCAGGATACTTGGTTATGCAATTGTCGGAACCTCAGAGGACAGAACAAGATCACATTTGCAGAGTATCGCTGTTCATAAAGACTGCCGCCGTCAGGGAATTGCCACAAGGTTGCTTGATTGGTGCATTGACCTTGCAAAGCTCTATGGTTTTGACAGAATGATGCTTGAGGTCAGAGAGAAAAATCTCGATGCACAGTCATTTTACTCTGACAATGGTTTTAAGGTTGAGGGCAGGATAGACGGCTACTATGTCGATGATAATGCCATTGTTATGGGCAGGGACATCTGA